A single window of Thalassomonas viridans DNA harbors:
- a CDS encoding DUF2971 domain-containing protein, with protein MTKFLYKYMPLREEFFDNFMIRATPVMALNDPFEGFFNEKQIEDADHQQREYYRALGKNVYEKHDGMIEDLMGTVQEDFFDLGILSFTEDHNNPLMWAHYANDHKGVVVEFNLCEPLFDDSIQYLNDKRNRFGKNYLGDVFEFPEKVAYRRQLPSFDRPELSAPDSEHEYHWIKFNREILFTKSEDWIYEKEHRSIVQLHDADSIICQENKYIRKVCSSDKSIEVVTLDNDKIQVIYPKEYEMHEDMGDESIKKEVYFLSKDYSEPAIHLFRLNPDAISRIYFGCKSPCGGLAASIKESGKLKKLDGLYKMEHSKKYYHLDSVKI; from the coding sequence ATGACGAAGTTTTTATATAAATATATGCCTCTAAGAGAAGAGTTTTTCGATAACTTCATGATTAGAGCCACCCCAGTTATGGCATTAAATGACCCATTTGAAGGCTTTTTTAATGAAAAACAAATAGAAGATGCCGATCATCAACAAAGAGAATATTATCGTGCTCTAGGAAAAAATGTGTATGAGAAGCACGATGGAATGATCGAAGATTTGATGGGGACTGTGCAAGAAGACTTCTTTGATTTAGGTATTCTTTCTTTTACTGAAGACCATAATAACCCTCTTATGTGGGCACATTACGCTAACGATCATAAAGGAGTTGTCGTTGAGTTTAACTTGTGTGAGCCTTTGTTTGATGACTCAATACAATATCTTAATGACAAGAGAAATAGATTCGGTAAGAATTATTTAGGTGATGTTTTTGAATTCCCTGAAAAAGTTGCATATCGTAGGCAACTTCCATCATTTGATAGACCGGAGTTATCTGCACCAGATTCAGAGCATGAGTATCATTGGATAAAGTTTAATCGAGAAATTTTATTTACTAAATCCGAAGATTGGATTTATGAGAAAGAGCATCGTTCGATTGTTCAACTGCATGATGCAGATTCAATAATTTGCCAAGAAAACAAATATATACGCAAAGTATGTTCTTCTGACAAGTCTATAGAGGTTGTCACGCTTGACAATGATAAAATTCAAGTTATTTATCCAAAAGAGTATGAAATGCATGAAGATATGGGAGATGAGAGTATAAAGAAAGAAGTATACTTTTTGTCTAAGGATTACAGTGAACCAGCAATACACTTGTTTAGACTTAACCCTGATGCAATTAGCCGTATCTATTTTGGGTGTAAGTCTCCCTGTGGTGGACTAGCTGCCTCAATAAAGGAAAGTGGTAAGCTTAAAAAACTGGATGGGCTATATAAA
- a CDS encoding nitrite reductase: MKIKRSICKITGFTLALVSLTISAAQAGTSKDNKAGEKLYVEHCQACHGVGRLGAMGPALFPENLSRLRKNKAVKVIENGRAATQMPAFNKTLTQAEIASLTDYIYTPAKELPQWSLADIKATNIQHFDQSKLPDKPQFDADLMNLFIVVELGDHSATLLNGDTFEPITRFKTRFALHGGPKYSPDGRFVYFASRDGWISKYDIYNMKTVSEVRAGINTRNLAVSSDGKYAIVGNYLPHNVVILDTKDLSPIEMIETKSSEGVSSRVSAVYNAPPRHSFIVALKDVKEVWEIPYSDKGGVDVYKGWAHDYRKDGGEGKVENWKSEDRFPVRRIKTQDYLDDFFFDPEYINLIGTARNSHNGQVINIDTKKKVATIELTGMPHLGSGITWDYQGKEVFASPNIKEGKVTVIEMENWQVIKEIKTEGPGFFMRSHSKSPYAWADVFFGPNKEKVHIIKKDTLEIVKTIAPAPGKTAAHVEFTKDGKYVLLSVWDNDGAVIVYDANTLEEVKRLPMKKPSGKYNVYNKINYERGTSH, encoded by the coding sequence ATGAAAATAAAACGATCGATTTGTAAGATAACAGGTTTTACACTTGCCTTAGTATCCTTAACCATCTCTGCCGCACAAGCAGGCACGTCGAAAGACAATAAGGCTGGCGAAAAGCTTTATGTCGAACATTGTCAGGCATGCCATGGCGTTGGCCGTTTAGGCGCTATGGGACCGGCGTTATTTCCTGAAAACCTGTCCCGCCTGAGAAAAAATAAAGCGGTTAAAGTGATTGAAAATGGCCGGGCCGCCACACAAATGCCTGCTTTTAATAAAACCTTAACGCAGGCGGAAATAGCCAGTTTAACGGATTATATCTATACTCCGGCAAAAGAATTGCCCCAGTGGAGCCTGGCGGATATTAAGGCTACGAACATCCAGCACTTTGATCAAAGTAAGTTACCTGACAAGCCGCAGTTTGATGCGGATTTAATGAATTTATTCATTGTGGTTGAATTAGGCGATCACAGCGCCACCTTGCTTAACGGCGACACTTTTGAGCCCATTACCCGCTTTAAAACCCGTTTCGCCTTGCACGGCGGGCCAAAATATTCGCCCGATGGCCGTTTTGTCTATTTCGCCTCGCGTGACGGCTGGATCAGCAAATATGACATTTACAATATGAAAACGGTTAGTGAAGTCAGGGCAGGGATTAATACCCGTAATTTAGCCGTGTCGAGTGACGGTAAATATGCCATTGTTGGTAACTACCTGCCTCATAATGTCGTGATTTTAGACACGAAAGACTTATCGCCCATCGAAATGATCGAAACAAAAAGCAGCGAAGGTGTCAGCTCCCGTGTCAGCGCCGTATACAACGCACCGCCGCGCCATAGTTTTATCGTCGCCCTTAAAGACGTTAAAGAAGTATGGGAAATTCCCTACAGCGATAAAGGTGGCGTTGATGTCTACAAAGGCTGGGCGCACGATTACAGAAAAGACGGCGGCGAAGGAAAAGTTGAGAACTGGAAAAGCGAAGACAGGTTTCCGGTACGCCGAATTAAAACCCAGGATTACTTAGACGACTTTTTCTTTGACCCCGAATATATCAACCTGATAGGTACAGCACGCAACAGCCACAATGGCCAGGTTATCAACATAGATACCAAGAAAAAAGTGGCCACCATTGAGCTTACCGGCATGCCTCATTTGGGCTCAGGCATTACCTGGGATTATCAGGGGAAAGAAGTTTTTGCTTCTCCAAATATAAAGGAAGGCAAAGTTACCGTAATTGAAATGGAGAACTGGCAGGTTATCAAGGAAATAAAAACTGAGGGGCCAGGCTTCTTTATGCGTAGCCACAGTAAATCACCTTACGCCTGGGCTGATGTGTTTTTTGGCCCAAATAAAGAAAAAGTGCATATTATCAAAAAAGACACATTAGAAATCGTTAAAACCATAGCGCCGGCGCCGGGTAAGACCGCTGCGCATGTTGAATTTACTAAAGACGGAAAATATGTTTTATTGAGTGTTTGGGATAATGACGGTGCGGTAATTGTTTACGATGCCAATACGTTAGAGGAAGTAAAGCGTCTGCCGATGAAAAAACCTTCAGGGAAGTATAACGTGTACAACAAAATTAATTATGAGCGGGGCACAAGCCATTAA
- the ltrA gene encoding group II intron reverse transcriptase/maturase: MSYLKTHAPTGVDVSQRHEMQPAFGDNLLERVLQPANLQQAWQRVRANKGAAGIDGMTIDEFPAWAKSGKWEHVASEVKAGCYQPSPVRRAEIDKPDGGKRQLGIPTVVDRVIQQAIAQVLTPIFDPQFSNNSFGFRPYRNEQQAVKQVQSIIKTGRRITVDVDLSKFFDRVNHDRLMTLLGYRVRDKALLRLIKRYLRAGVIDNQLYRESRGGVPQGRPLSPLLANIMLDPLDKELEKRGHPFARYADDFTILVKSQRAGERVLRSISQFLEKRLKLVVNTTKSQVVKASQCKFLGFTFQRGRIQWHPKTLHAFKQRVRKLTNRNWGVSMRYQLFKLSQYLRGWINYFGIANAYQLCVDLDHWIRRRVRMAYWRQWRKPRTKVRNLMKLGVQVQAAVACGITSKGPWRSAKTPGINQALSLAYLKSEGLYSLRDGWIALHYPK; encoded by the coding sequence TTGTCATATCTGAAAACACATGCGCCGACCGGTGTTGATGTGAGTCAGCGTCATGAGATGCAACCAGCCTTTGGTGACAATCTACTTGAGCGTGTGCTGCAACCTGCAAACTTACAGCAGGCCTGGCAACGCGTTCGAGCCAATAAGGGGGCTGCTGGCATTGATGGCATGACCATCGATGAGTTCCCCGCTTGGGCAAAATCAGGTAAATGGGAGCACGTTGCTAGTGAAGTAAAGGCAGGATGCTATCAACCCTCACCGGTTAGACGTGCTGAAATAGATAAACCCGATGGTGGTAAACGCCAACTGGGTATTCCAACCGTTGTCGACCGCGTGATTCAACAAGCTATTGCCCAAGTACTCACGCCCATCTTTGATCCGCAGTTCTCGAATAACAGCTTCGGGTTTAGACCTTATCGAAATGAGCAACAGGCGGTTAAACAGGTACAAAGCATCATCAAAACGGGACGCCGTATTACGGTTGATGTTGACCTGTCTAAGTTCTTTGACCGCGTTAATCATGACCGATTAATGACTCTCCTTGGCTACCGCGTCAGGGATAAGGCGTTGCTTAGATTGATTAAACGTTACTTGCGAGCTGGGGTTATCGATAACCAGCTTTACAGGGAAAGTAGAGGAGGTGTGCCACAAGGAAGACCATTATCCCCTTTACTGGCAAACATCATGCTCGATCCTTTGGATAAAGAACTTGAGAAACGAGGACATCCGTTTGCCCGGTATGCCGATGACTTTACTATTCTGGTAAAAAGTCAGCGGGCCGGTGAGCGGGTACTGCGCAGTATCAGTCAGTTCCTTGAAAAGCGTCTAAAACTGGTGGTGAATACCACCAAAAGCCAAGTCGTTAAAGCCAGCCAATGTAAATTCCTGGGATTTACCTTCCAGCGAGGGCGCATTCAATGGCATCCGAAAACACTGCATGCATTCAAGCAACGTGTCCGGAAATTAACGAACCGCAACTGGGGCGTATCGATGCGCTATCAGTTATTCAAGCTCAGTCAATATCTACGTGGCTGGATAAACTACTTTGGTATCGCCAATGCTTACCAGCTCTGTGTCGATTTAGATCACTGGATCAGGCGCAGGGTCAGGATGGCCTATTGGCGCCAATGGCGCAAGCCGAGGACTAAAGTAAGAAACTTGATGAAACTGGGCGTGCAGGTACAAGCTGCCGTTGCGTGTGGCATTACCAGCAAAGGGCCATGGCGTAGTGCGAAAACTCCGGGGATCAACCAGGCGCTATCGTTAGCGTATCTGAAATCCGAGGGGCTTTACTCATTGCGTGATGGTTGGATTGCGCTTCACTATCCTAAATGA
- a CDS encoding cytochrome D1 domain-containing protein: protein MSVTAAKPTLSEEDFKKAELHYFQRCAGCHGVTRKGATGKNLEPENMLKKGQKRLEKIISLGTEGGMNNFDDLLSKKEIANLATFIQMEPPVPPEMTLSQMREHTKEYVAPKDYPTKPKHNRNWQNFFVVIERDAGKAAIVDGDTKEIIAHINTGYAVHVIKGTEHHKKDHVDDVGRFWYTIGRDGKVNKIDLWQTPDKMLVAETKMAYDARDIAVSGDGKYVIAGGYWPSHFVIMDAVTLNPLKVVSTRGYNTKGDYVNEARVAAIYTTPNESTFMVAVKELGQMWQVDYTDIDNLRIDHIDSSEFLHDGFFDPSGRYFQIAANASNKMVVVDTKTRKLESMIDVDSLPHPGPGANWIDEECGPVGGTTHLGTGLVSVWGNDPIGHPDKAWKLCYEVETDGPGAFIRTHETSQYVWADQLKHPEPEIQQSVQVFDKKTHEIVKTIRVTEEPGKAALHMEFNDDGSEVWVSVWNRKDAKNPSGEIVVYDAKTLKEKHRIKGLTTPTGKFNVYNRIHHKT, encoded by the coding sequence ATGTCTGTTACTGCGGCTAAACCTACCTTATCTGAAGAAGACTTCAAAAAAGCTGAGCTGCATTATTTTCAGCGTTGTGCCGGTTGTCACGGTGTTACCCGTAAGGGGGCAACAGGTAAAAACCTCGAACCTGAAAATATGCTGAAAAAAGGGCAGAAACGCCTGGAAAAAATCATTAGCTTAGGCACAGAAGGGGGCATGAATAACTTTGATGACCTCTTAAGCAAAAAGGAAATTGCCAACTTAGCCACCTTTATTCAAATGGAACCGCCGGTGCCGCCGGAAATGACCCTGAGCCAGATGCGTGAGCATACCAAGGAATATGTGGCGCCGAAAGATTACCCAACCAAGCCCAAGCATAACCGCAACTGGCAGAACTTCTTTGTGGTAATCGAGCGTGATGCCGGTAAAGCTGCGATTGTTGATGGTGATACTAAAGAAATCATCGCCCATATCAATACCGGTTATGCGGTACACGTAATCAAAGGTACCGAGCATCATAAAAAAGATCATGTCGATGATGTCGGCCGTTTCTGGTATACCATAGGCCGTGACGGTAAAGTCAACAAGATCGATTTATGGCAAACTCCTGACAAGATGTTAGTGGCTGAAACCAAAATGGCTTATGACGCCCGTGATATCGCGGTATCTGGTGACGGCAAATACGTGATTGCCGGCGGTTACTGGCCTTCGCATTTCGTTATTATGGATGCGGTAACCCTGAACCCGTTAAAAGTGGTTTCTACCCGCGGTTACAACACCAAAGGCGATTACGTTAACGAAGCCCGTGTAGCGGCGATTTACACCACGCCTAACGAGTCTACCTTTATGGTTGCGGTTAAAGAGCTGGGTCAGATGTGGCAGGTGGACTACACCGACATCGACAACCTGCGTATCGACCATATCGATTCGTCAGAATTCCTGCATGACGGTTTCTTCGACCCCAGCGGCCGTTACTTCCAGATTGCGGCGAACGCCTCGAACAAAATGGTGGTGGTTGACACCAAGACCCGTAAGCTAGAGTCCATGATCGATGTTGATTCTCTGCCTCACCCTGGCCCAGGCGCTAACTGGATTGACGAAGAGTGTGGTCCTGTAGGCGGTACTACCCACTTAGGAACCGGCCTGGTTTCTGTATGGGGTAACGATCCGATCGGCCACCCGGACAAAGCCTGGAAACTTTGTTATGAAGTGGAAACCGACGGCCCCGGCGCCTTTATCCGTACCCACGAAACTTCCCAGTACGTTTGGGCGGATCAGCTGAAACATCCTGAGCCGGAAATTCAGCAATCGGTACAGGTTTTCGACAAGAAAACCCATGAGATTGTGAAAACTATCCGGGTAACGGAAGAGCCGGGCAAAGCGGCCCTGCACATGGAGTTCAACGATGATGGCTCTGAGGTTTGGGTGTCGGTATGGAACCGTAAAGACGCCAAGAACCCAAGCGGTGAAATCGTGGTATATGATGCCAAGACGCTTAAAGAGAAGCATCGCATTAAAGGCCTGACCACACCAACAGGTAAATTTAATGTTTACAACCGTATCCATCATAAAACCTAA
- a CDS encoding integron integrase, producing MAPSPFLESVRAEIRLRGYSIRTEKSYLYWIKRFILFNNKKHPSEMGPAEVKNFLSWLVTNGHAAVNTQKVALNALVFLYHQVMRIELGELNFTLATKQRQLPVVLSSDEVRRILLHMSGKAKLVIKMLYGSGLRVNECLRLRVQDINLQTLSLTVRDGKANKDRQTLLAQSCAAPLSGYIEQAIALQQRDNQLGIGPSLPNALSKKYPNAFRSPGWMFIFPSSSLCPHPLTGELCRHHLHDTGIRKALQPAVKKSAINKKVNCHTFRHSFVTQLLLQGRDIRTVQELLGHNDLRTTQIYTHVLGQHYAGTVSPMDLL from the coding sequence ATGGCACCCAGTCCATTTCTTGAGTCTGTCAGAGCTGAAATAAGGCTTAGAGGGTACAGTATCCGTACGGAAAAGAGTTATCTATATTGGATCAAAAGATTTATTCTATTTAATAATAAAAAACACCCATCTGAAATGGGGCCTGCAGAAGTAAAAAACTTTCTCAGCTGGTTGGTAACCAACGGCCATGCAGCTGTAAATACTCAAAAAGTAGCCCTCAACGCCTTAGTATTTCTTTACCATCAAGTCATGAGAATAGAGCTTGGTGAGTTAAACTTTACTCTTGCTACTAAACAAAGACAACTGCCCGTAGTACTATCAAGTGATGAAGTCCGCCGTATTCTGTTACATATGTCGGGTAAAGCCAAACTCGTTATCAAAATGCTTTACGGTAGTGGTTTAAGAGTAAATGAATGTTTGCGATTAAGAGTTCAAGACATCAACCTGCAAACTCTTTCCCTTACAGTTAGAGACGGTAAAGCGAATAAAGACCGACAAACACTCTTAGCCCAATCGTGTGCAGCTCCCCTTTCTGGTTACATAGAGCAAGCTATAGCCCTTCAGCAAAGAGACAACCAGCTAGGAATAGGTCCATCACTACCTAATGCACTAAGTAAAAAATACCCCAACGCATTTCGCTCGCCAGGCTGGATGTTCATTTTTCCTTCTTCAAGTTTGTGCCCTCACCCACTCACTGGAGAGTTATGTCGCCACCATCTTCACGACACCGGTATCAGAAAGGCTTTACAACCTGCCGTAAAAAAGTCGGCAATCAATAAAAAAGTTAACTGCCATACCTTTAGGCATTCTTTTGTAACCCAGCTATTACTTCAGGGCCGGGATATCCGTACAGTACAAGAATTACTGGGGCATAATGATCTCCGCACCACGCAAATCTATACGCATGTTTTAGGGCAACATTATGCAGGAACTGTTAGCCCCATGGATTTGCTTTAA
- a CDS encoding NapC/NirT family cytochrome c, which produces MVLKTFSKPGFWSRRLMLGTTVAGAVVFFVVGIIFWGGFNTAMEATNNLEFCIGCHEMESTVYQEYTPSIHYSNRTGVRAGCPDCHVPDPWIHKMVRKIQASKELFHWMLGTYDTKEKFDAHRITMAKSVWQTMKDTDSRECRNCHNLESMNPEFQKPRARKQHLNAFETGQTCIDCHKGIAHHNVRDQLTDEELEALEAPNPDFIREIPQMYKEGLARVKEKEAAQAQAEKAEAERAKAEVQKKIDMAVAAALADASGTPAVGNGGQSTAATSQTPSNINVDWGKSSARDIEVFYPGTASIEWILGRNHGGKRAFSKGDRCVECHEEEIADIGQNIVSGESEKELEPNLIPGKRGSIKVSIDATHDGENLYLRFSWPDGEHTPAPFVDGGKMDPENAMKLAFMLSTDDVEYADRAGCWGTCHADANTMPFAPENKVLLGSELAGRLNFDTGVSKYLKETRTKLELKGRRGKALGGWDKLKPQADIDAAQNANQFMDLVRYKSGSKAVEDGQILAERTMHGGQGSEVEATLNGGIWSVVVKRKLVSDKPGDVNIEPGKLYNFGFAIHDDYTSARYHHVSFGYKIGLDNSDAEINAIKQ; this is translated from the coding sequence ATGGTTTTAAAAACATTTAGCAAACCTGGCTTCTGGTCCCGTCGCCTGATGCTAGGTACAACCGTTGCCGGTGCTGTGGTCTTTTTTGTGGTAGGTATCATCTTTTGGGGTGGATTTAACACGGCCATGGAGGCGACCAATAATTTAGAATTCTGTATCGGTTGCCACGAAATGGAATCAACTGTTTATCAGGAATATACGCCTAGTATCCATTACTCCAACCGAACCGGCGTCCGGGCCGGCTGTCCTGATTGCCACGTACCCGACCCCTGGATCCACAAAATGGTCCGTAAAATCCAGGCCTCCAAAGAACTCTTTCATTGGATGCTGGGCACATACGACACCAAAGAAAAATTCGACGCCCACAGGATAACCATGGCGAAAAGCGTGTGGCAGACCATGAAAGACACCGACTCCAGGGAATGCCGTAACTGCCATAATCTCGAATCCATGAACCCCGAATTCCAAAAGCCCAGAGCGAGAAAGCAGCATTTAAATGCCTTTGAAACCGGCCAGACTTGTATCGATTGCCATAAGGGCATAGCGCATCATAACGTTCGGGATCAATTAACCGATGAGGAGCTTGAAGCCCTGGAAGCGCCTAATCCTGACTTTATTCGCGAAATCCCGCAAATGTATAAAGAAGGCCTGGCCCGGGTGAAAGAAAAAGAAGCAGCCCAGGCCCAAGCCGAGAAAGCCGAGGCAGAAAGAGCTAAAGCCGAAGTGCAGAAGAAAATTGATATGGCGGTAGCGGCGGCGCTGGCTGACGCATCAGGAACACCTGCGGTAGGCAACGGCGGGCAAAGCACTGCGGCAACTAGCCAAACGCCAAGCAACATTAATGTTGACTGGGGCAAGTCTTCAGCAAGAGATATTGAGGTATTCTATCCGGGCACGGCGTCTATCGAGTGGATACTGGGTAGAAACCACGGCGGCAAACGCGCCTTTAGCAAAGGCGATCGTTGTGTAGAGTGCCACGAAGAAGAAATTGCCGACATCGGCCAGAATATCGTCTCAGGTGAGAGTGAAAAAGAACTTGAACCTAACCTTATTCCGGGTAAACGCGGCAGCATCAAGGTGAGCATAGATGCCACCCATGACGGGGAAAACCTGTACTTGCGCTTTAGCTGGCCTGACGGCGAACATACCCCGGCGCCTTTTGTTGACGGCGGAAAAATGGACCCGGAAAATGCCATGAAACTGGCCTTTATGCTGTCAACCGATGACGTGGAATATGCCGACCGTGCCGGTTGTTGGGGCACTTGTCATGCTGACGCCAATACCATGCCGTTTGCACCGGAAAACAAAGTATTGCTTGGCTCGGAATTAGCCGGCAGATTGAACTTTGACACCGGGGTGAGCAAATACCTTAAAGAAACCCGTACTAAGCTGGAACTTAAAGGCCGCAGAGGCAAAGCACTGGGAGGCTGGGACAAGTTGAAACCTCAGGCCGATATCGATGCAGCCCAAAACGCCAACCAGTTTATGGATCTTGTTCGCTATAAGTCCGGCAGCAAGGCGGTTGAAGACGGACAGATTCTGGCTGAGCGTACCATGCACGGCGGGCAGGGCAGTGAAGTTGAAGCGACCCTTAACGGCGGTATCTGGTCTGTAGTGGTTAAACGTAAACTGGTTTCAGACAAGCCGGGAGACGTGAACATAGAACCGGGCAAACTTTATAACTTCGGCTTTGCCATTCATGATGACTACACCAGTGCGCGTTATCACCATGTTTCTTTCGGTTATAAAATTGGCCTGGACAACAGTGATGCCGAGATTAACGCTATTAAGCAATAG